The genomic segment AATCGAAAGTCGCTGCCAAGAAGTAAGGCGGCTCCCGCACCACGCCGACCGGGGTCCGCCGCGGAGCGGCGGCCCGTTTCTCAGGACACGCCGATGCGCTGGACGTGGATCGACCGGTTCGTCGCGTTCGAGTCGGGCAAGACCGCCACGGCGGTGAAGAACCTCAGCCTCGCTGAGGACCACTTCGCCGACCATTTCCCCTGCTTCCCGGTGATGCCCGCGCCACTCATCCTGGAAGGTCTGGCCCAGACCGGCGGTATCCTCGTCGGTGAGGCCAGTCGCTACGAGAAGAACGTCGTTCTAGCGAAAATGATGGACGTCAAGTTCCATCGCGAGGCGCTGGCGGGCGAGCAACTGACGTACACAACGAACATGGTGGATCTGAACGACACCGGTGCGCGGGTGAACGCGACCGTTCACAGCGGGACGGACCTTGTGGCAGAGGCCGTCATCATGTTCGCCCATGTGACCGCCGCACAACTCCCGCCGGGCGTACCGGACGCGAAGTTCGTCTTTACCGGCGAATTGACCCAACTGCTGCGTCAGGCCGAAGCGGTCAGTCGCGCCCCGTCTGGCGCTTGAGGTCGCCGTGACGCATCACCCCCGACATTAACGGATGGAGCCCCACAAGGGGCTCCCATCGTTTCGAGCGACCCCAACAACCCAATTTACCTGCACCACTGAACCTTCCCGACCTTCAATTGCGGTCCGATCTGGAATCGAAATGCAAGTGGCGAGTCGGAATACACTAACACTTGAGATGTCGCCCCGAGCTGTTGCGGGAGAACCGCGATCGCACGGGGGATCTTGGGGATCAGCACCGGATAGTCGATATGGTAAGTAACTCCCGCCGTCTCGTGCTGACCGGGTTCGGGGTTCTCAGCCCGATCGGTACCACGCCCGATGCTTTCTGGCAGTCCCTCGTCGCCGGGGCCAGCGGCATTCGTCCCATTTCCCTCATCGACGCGGCCGAACTGCCCAGCCACATTGCCGGCGAGATCCCCGGGTTCTCGGCCCGTGCGATGATGGCCGACACGAAGTACCGCAAAGAACTGAAATCGATGGCCCGGACGGTCGAGCTGGGCGTCATCGGCGCTCAACTGGCCGTTCTGAACGCCCGTCTCTCCAAGGGGAGCGTTCCCCCGGCACGCATCGGGATCGAGTTCGCGTCTCTCATGGGTGCGAGCGAACTGAACGATCTCGCGGCCGCGA from the Frigoriglobus tundricola genome contains:
- a CDS encoding 3-hydroxyacyl-ACP dehydratase FabZ family protein, whose amino-acid sequence is MRWTWIDRFVAFESGKTATAVKNLSLAEDHFADHFPCFPVMPAPLILEGLAQTGGILVGEASRYEKNVVLAKMMDVKFHREALAGEQLTYTTNMVDLNDTGARVNATVHSGTDLVAEAVIMFAHVTAAQLPPGVPDAKFVFTGELTQLLRQAEAVSRAPSGA